In a single window of the Pseudogemmatithrix spongiicola genome:
- a CDS encoding NAD(P)H-dependent flavin oxidoreductase, with protein MAPRAGAMMETPFTRHAGVQVPLVCGPMYPCSNPELVAAVSEAGGLGIVQPISLTYVHGYEFRAGLRHIRSLTSKPIGFNALIEGNNKLYRERMSQWIDIALEEGVRFFLTSLGNPKWVCERVHAAGGVVYHDVTERKWAQKGVDGGVDGLVAVNKLAGGHAGRLSPEALFDELAPFGLPIVSAGGVGDAQEFTRQLRIGYAAVQLGTRFIATPECKASDAYKQAIIDAEADDIVMTERLTGVPVAVIRNPFIDRLGTSAGWFARWMLKGRKTKHWMRTFYALNSVRRLKKSLHSSDVSSDYWQAGRSVAGIHEVKPAGDIVREFAAALD; from the coding sequence GTGGCGCCTCGGGCCGGCGCGATGATGGAGACGCCGTTCACGCGCCACGCCGGCGTGCAGGTGCCGCTGGTCTGCGGCCCCATGTACCCCTGCTCCAATCCCGAACTCGTCGCGGCCGTCAGCGAAGCGGGCGGACTCGGCATCGTCCAGCCGATCTCGCTCACCTACGTGCACGGCTACGAGTTTCGCGCCGGGCTGCGGCACATCCGCTCGCTGACCAGCAAGCCTATCGGCTTCAACGCGCTCATCGAGGGCAACAACAAGCTCTACCGCGAGCGTATGTCGCAGTGGATCGACATCGCGCTCGAGGAGGGCGTGCGCTTCTTTCTGACCTCACTCGGCAACCCGAAGTGGGTCTGCGAGCGCGTGCATGCGGCGGGCGGCGTGGTCTACCACGACGTTACCGAGCGCAAATGGGCGCAGAAGGGCGTGGACGGCGGCGTCGACGGGCTCGTGGCGGTGAACAAGCTCGCCGGTGGGCACGCGGGCCGGCTCTCGCCCGAAGCACTGTTCGATGAACTGGCGCCCTTTGGGCTGCCCATCGTCTCCGCCGGCGGCGTCGGCGACGCGCAGGAGTTCACGCGACAGCTGCGCATCGGCTACGCGGCGGTGCAACTCGGCACGCGCTTCATCGCCACGCCGGAGTGCAAGGCCAGCGATGCCTACAAGCAGGCGATCATCGACGCGGAGGCCGATGACATCGTGATGACGGAGCGTCTCACCGGCGTCCCGGTGGCTGTCATTAGGAATCCGTTCATAGATCGGCTCGGGACCTCGGCGGGGTGGTTCGCGCGTTGGATGCTCAAGGGTCGCAAGACCAAGCATTGGATGCGAACCTTCTACGCGCTCAACTCCGTACGTCGCCTCAAGAAATCGCTGCACTCCTCCGACGTGAGCAGCGATTACTGGCAAGCCGGTCGTTCGGTGGCCGGCATCCACGAGGTGAAGCCCGCCGGCGACATCGTGCGGGAGTTCGCCGCCGCCCTCGACTGA
- a CDS encoding DUF4442 domain-containing protein — translation MASSPGTRLLSLWRRLSALPGGEWLFAKIFARTVPYSGSVRPRIKVLEPGHAEVEIPDIRANRQHLGSVHAIALMNVAEMASGLAMMAGLPENIRGIVTTLSMTYHKKARGTIRAVSRVTVPTVTADQDFEVIAECFDPSGTKVATGKVLWRLGPAR, via the coding sequence ATGGCCTCCTCTCCCGGCACCCGCCTGCTGTCCCTTTGGCGCCGCCTCTCCGCGCTCCCTGGCGGCGAGTGGCTCTTCGCCAAGATCTTCGCCCGGACCGTGCCCTACTCCGGCTCCGTGCGGCCCCGCATCAAGGTTCTCGAACCCGGCCATGCGGAGGTCGAAATCCCCGACATCCGGGCCAACCGCCAGCACTTGGGCAGCGTCCACGCCATCGCCCTTATGAACGTAGCCGAGATGGCCTCGGGCCTCGCCATGATGGCCGGCCTGCCGGAGAACATCCGCGGCATCGTGACGACGCTGTCGATGACCTACCATAAGAAGGCGCGCGGCACCATCCGCGCCGTGAGCCGCGTCACCGTCCCCACGGTCACGGCGGACCAGGACTTCGAGGTCATCGCCGAGTGCTTCGATCCGTCGGGCACGAAGGTCGCCACGGGCAAGGTGCTGTGGCGCCTCGGGCCGGCGCGATGA
- a CDS encoding Ig-like domain-containing protein — translation MRVTGGRRWALVAATAVLGASACESPTKPPPAIASVVVGPGTALIESGASLQLGVVVTDVNSNPVTNRPVTWTSADTSLVTVTSSGLATAKNNRTNTSASVRVTATIGGVSDDAELLVQPVAAATITLAALAGPIAEGQTPTLTFQARDAGGGLLSGRQPFWESRDTNVVQVSANGQLTPVAFIGTSNRSARVVATLGSVRDSVLVSVAPSALASLEIQPQQPYLRLGYTKRLRVVATTAAGSRITGLPATYTSSNGAVVTTTDAGLVTASTNTTGTSQIIATYGAAADTVTLTVDNCGAGPAGTYPIELRNVGPGLSPAVQEAFDCARARIQSVIRAPISIVTFSTATTTPASCFSQTIDAGTSTGGVIILMRVAPIDGVGAVLGRAGPCSIRSTSRLAVIGLMEFDDADLNNLVTNGTLLPVILHEMLHVIGLGSTWRDPLIPNIYTGDTGDPGFLGERATRACREEHGGTLTCAVQVPVENCVGIPGCGAGTQYGHWRELTFDHELMTGYIDPPRPPFSRMSMAALGDLGYTVDIEQAEHYVMPTPTLRERGILNPQNLRLGLQLPAPVLPTQTVDAQGRVRPLLR, via the coding sequence ATGCGGGTGACGGGCGGCAGGCGATGGGCGCTGGTGGCGGCGACGGCAGTGCTGGGCGCGTCGGCGTGTGAGTCCCCCACGAAACCGCCGCCGGCGATTGCCTCGGTGGTGGTGGGGCCGGGCACGGCACTCATCGAGAGCGGCGCCTCGCTGCAGCTCGGCGTCGTCGTCACGGACGTCAACAGCAACCCGGTGACAAACCGTCCCGTGACCTGGACGTCCGCCGATACCAGCCTCGTCACCGTCACGTCCTCGGGCCTGGCGACGGCCAAGAACAACCGCACCAACACCAGCGCGTCGGTGCGCGTGACGGCCACCATCGGCGGCGTGTCGGACGATGCGGAACTGCTCGTGCAGCCGGTTGCGGCCGCGACGATCACGCTGGCGGCGCTCGCCGGGCCGATTGCCGAAGGGCAGACGCCGACGCTGACGTTCCAGGCGCGCGATGCCGGCGGCGGCCTGCTCTCCGGTCGCCAGCCATTCTGGGAGTCGCGCGACACGAACGTGGTGCAGGTGAGCGCCAATGGCCAGCTCACCCCGGTGGCGTTCATCGGGACCAGCAACCGCTCGGCGCGCGTGGTCGCCACGCTCGGGTCGGTGCGCGACTCGGTCCTGGTCAGCGTCGCGCCCTCCGCGTTGGCCTCGCTGGAGATCCAGCCGCAGCAGCCCTACCTGCGCCTCGGCTACACCAAGCGCCTGCGCGTCGTGGCGACGACGGCCGCGGGTTCGCGCATCACGGGCCTGCCGGCGACGTACACCTCGAGCAACGGTGCCGTGGTCACCACCACGGACGCAGGCCTCGTCACCGCCAGCACCAACACCACCGGCACCTCGCAGATCATCGCGACCTACGGCGCCGCGGCAGACACCGTGACGTTGACGGTCGACAACTGCGGCGCCGGGCCGGCCGGCACGTATCCAATTGAGTTGCGCAACGTGGGACCGGGCCTGAGCCCGGCGGTGCAGGAAGCCTTCGACTGCGCCCGGGCGCGCATCCAATCGGTGATCCGCGCGCCGATCTCGATCGTCACCTTCTCCACGGCGACCACGACACCCGCGAGTTGCTTCAGCCAGACCATCGATGCGGGAACGTCCACGGGCGGCGTCATCATCCTGATGCGCGTGGCGCCGATCGACGGCGTCGGTGCCGTCCTCGGCCGCGCCGGTCCGTGCTCGATCCGGTCCACGAGCCGCCTCGCCGTCATCGGCCTCATGGAGTTCGACGACGCCGACCTCAACAACCTCGTGACCAACGGCACGTTGCTGCCCGTCATCCTGCACGAGATGCTGCACGTGATCGGCCTCGGCTCGACGTGGCGCGATCCGCTCATCCCGAACATCTACACGGGCGACACGGGCGATCCGGGCTTCCTCGGCGAGCGCGCGACGCGCGCCTGCCGCGAGGAGCACGGTGGGACGCTCACCTGCGCCGTGCAGGTGCCGGTGGAGAACTGCGTCGGTATCCCAGGCTGCGGCGCCGGCACGCAGTACGGCCACTGGCGCGAGCTGACGTTCGACCACGAGCTAATGACGGGCTACATCGACCCGCCGCGTCCGCCGTTCTCGCGCATGTCCATGGCGGCGCTCGGTGACCTCGGCTACACCGTGGATATCGAACAAGCCGAGCACTACGTGATGCCGACGCCGACCTTGCGCGAGCGCGGCATTCTGAACCCGCAGAACCTGCGCCTCGGCTTGCAGTTGCCGGCGCCGGTGCTGCCGACCCAAACCGTCGACGCCCAAGGCCGCGTGCGGCCGCTCCTGCGCTGA